GATTGTCGGCAACTGCGGGATCAGTGCTTCGCCGGTCAGTCTGAAAGGCGATCCGCCGGACCCGATGAACCTGCTCGGCAGCGCAGCGGCGTTCGTCTATCCACGTTTCAGCGATTACCGCGCCGCCGTCGAAGCGGCGAACACCACGTTAAACGTTGCCGCACTGGTCGGTCACACCGCACTGCGCAGCAATCACCTCGACGACCTGTTTCGCACTGCCACGCCAGACGAAATCGCCGCCATGCGTGAGCAACTGCGTGAAAGCCTTGAAGCCGGCGCGCTCGGTTTATCCACAGGCCTGGCCTACGCCAGCGCCTTTAACGCCTCCACCGACGAAGTGAAGCAACTGACCGAAGAACTGACCGCATTTGGCGCGGTGTACACCACCCACCTGCGCAGTGAGTTCGAGCCGGTGCTGGAGGCGATGGAGGAAGCGTTCAGCATCGGCCGTCACTCACAATCCCCGGTGATCATCTCCCACCTCAAATGCGCCGGTGTCGGTAATTGGGGGCGCAGTCCGCAGTTGCTCGCGGCGTTGGAGGAAGCAGCGAAAACCCAGCACGTAGGATGCGATTGCTATCCCTACGCGGCGAGTTCTTCGACGCTGGATCTGAAGCAGGTCACCGACGCCCACCGCATCACCATCACCTGGTCGACGCCGCATCCTGAAGTCAGCGGCCGCGACCTGATCGACATCGCCGCCGAATGGAACGTGCCACTGCACGACGCCGCCAAACGCCTGCAACCGGCGGGCGCGGTGTACTACGGCATGGACGAGGCGGACGTCCGA
The Pseudomonas fluorescens genome window above contains:
- a CDS encoding N-acyl-D-amino-acid deacylase family protein — translated: MLYDTLIRDATVIDGNNTPGYRADVAILDGRIERIGDLRDASATEEIDATGRVLAPGFIDVHTHDDTVVIRQPQMLPKLSQGVTTVIVGNCGISASPVSLKGDPPDPMNLLGSAAAFVYPRFSDYRAAVEAANTTLNVAALVGHTALRSNHLDDLFRTATPDEIAAMREQLRESLEAGALGLSTGLAYASAFNASTDEVKQLTEELTAFGAVYTTHLRSEFEPVLEAMEEAFSIGRHSQSPVIISHLKCAGVGNWGRSPQLLAALEEAAKTQHVGCDCYPYAASSSTLDLKQVTDAHRITITWSTPHPEVSGRDLIDIAAEWNVPLHDAAKRLQPAGAVYYGMDEADVRKILAHPLSMVGSDGLPEDPFPHPRLWGAFPRVLGHFSRDLGLFPLHTAVHKMTGLSAARFGLKERGEIREGHWADLVLFDPLTVRDVADFHDPQRAAQGIDGVWVNGVLSYRDGQANGRREGRFLARDGDLRNNFR